The genome window CTGGTGAAGTTGTTTTTCGTCTTGCCCGGCTGCTGGAACTGCGCAAGCGAAAACCACATGACGGTTCGGTCCTTCTCCGAGCCGTAGACGAAGTCCGCGCCGGCGTAAGCGGCGATATCGCCGTCCCCCGTCGCGTCGACGACGGCCTCGGCGAGCAGGGCGATCGGACCCCAGCGCGTCGCCGCGACGACGCCGCGCACGCGGCTTCCTTCCAGGACCGCGCCGAACGTGATCGCCTGTAGCGTCAGCTCGACGCCGGCTTCCTCCGCTTCGCGGAGCAAGGCGTACATCTTCGCTTCGATGTTCCACTTATGCCCCTTGTATCCGATGCGCTCCTGCACCTCGTGCACCCGCTCCGTAATCGCGGCCGCGTAGCCGTGGCGCTTGCCGAACCAATAACTGTCGACGCCGCCGAACGTCCCGGTGCCGCCGAGCCCCGGGTTCATGTCGACGAGCAGCGTCCGCGCGCCTTCCTTCGCCGCCGCGATCGAAGCGCTCGCGCCGCTGGAGCCGCCGCCGACGACAAGAACGTCGCCGGAAGACGCCGCCGGCACAAGCATCGCCGGGACGTCGGCGCGCGGCCGCCCGTCGTCCGCAAGGACGAACGACGGAGACGCGACGTCGTACGGCGTCGACGGAACGGCTCCGTCGCCCGCGGCCTGCGTTCGAACCATAACCGAGCCCGCGGACGGCGCCGCCCCGGCCAAGAACGCCAGCGCCTCGTCCGCCGCTCGCTCGCCGAGCTTCGAGGCGAGCGAGACGTCGTGCAACGCCGCGTCCCCGCGAGCGAACAACGGCTTCGCAAGGCTCCAGACGCCGCCGATCGGCGCGCCGCATTCGTCCGCGAAAGCGCCGGGCGCCGCCGTCGCCGCTCCCTCGAGCGGGAACGGGCCGTGCAGCTCGTAGGACGATGAGGCGAGGAACGCCTTCCGGAAGGCGGGCACCTGCTGCGCAAGATAGGCCGCGAGCCGCATGCCCGCATGGCGGGAAGCGGCGAAGCGGCCGCGTTCGGCGGCAAGCGTATTGCCGCTCGGCAGCTCGAGCGCGAATTCCGCATAGACATGCCCTTCGCCGCGAACGCCGCGGCGCAGCCGCACGACGCCGCCGCGCAGGCCGAGCTCGTCCGGAACGGCGAGCTCTTGCACAAGCGCCTCGCCCTCGGCCGCCTCGGTAAACTCCAACGTGCGGGAATACAACGCGGTCGCTCCCGGCGCGTACGCCTCGACGCGCTCCCCGAGCAGCGTCGCGACGAGCGCCGTCTCCGTCGCGTCGACGACGGAGCGGCACATAATCGCCTGCCGGCCCGACTTGTTCGCGACGACGAGTCCGGCCGCCCGGCCGTCCCGCTCGAGCACGGCGATCGGCAGCGTCGCGTACAACAGCTGCACGCCATGCGCGAACAGCCGATCCTCCAGCCCCCGCTTCAGCCGGTCGGGGTGGAGCGGCGCGAAGCCGTCGTCCCCGGCCGGCAGCCACGGCCGCAGCGTCGCGGTCAGCTCCCGGCCGAGGTACGTCCGCTGTTCGATGACGAGGACCTTGTTCCCCGCCCGCGCGAGACGTTCCGCGCACGACACGCCGGCGAACGAGCCGCCGACGACGACCGCGTCGACGTCGAACAGGACCGGCAGCGCGGCTCCTCCGATCGCGCACTTCATAGACATTCCTCCAGCCGCAGCCGCTCGCGGTAAGGCAGCGCCTCTTGCGCGGCGTATAAAATCAACCCGATGCACCACGAATGGGACAACGTCAGCATCATGCCCTTAGGCTGGAAGCAGTTCGTATTGTAAAACCGCTCCGTCACCATGCCCTTATAAGCGTTGAAGTCGCCGTCCTCCCGCGCGATGAACTGCAGGAAGCAAGCGATATGATCGCGCGTTCGCTCGAGATAATAGTCGTCTCCCGTGTACTCCCACAGCTTCAGCATCTCCGGCACGCAGAACAGGCCGTAGTTATGCAGATGCTGATTCGACGTCGACGCCTGATCCGCCCCTCGCGAGCGGAAGTCGTATCGCTTCAGCAGCGAATGCTTCGGGAACTCGAGGTTATAGCTCCAGCGGAACGTCATCATCCAGTCCGCCGCGCTCGAAGCGAGCTCCAGCCACAGCGCTTCGCGGTTGTACTCGTACAGCTTCACGTAGGCGACCACCGCGTTGTACGCGTCCTCCGACGTGGGCGTCAGATGCACGTCTTCGGGCGCGCCGTAGATGTATTCGGCTCGGACGAACTTTTCGTAATAGCGCCCCGCCTTGGCCGCCGCCTCCGCGAACGCCGGCTCGCCGAACAGCGCGGCGCCTTCGAGCAGCGAAGCGATCCACAAGATGCCTCCCGCCCCGTCCCACTCCTCCACGACGCCGGTATTCGCGTTATAATACGAGCCGAAGTTGCCGTCCTCGGCTTGGATGCTCGCCGCGAACCGCAAGTTCGACAGTGCCGCCGCTTCCCAGTCCGGATGGCTCCCGCCCCGCGTCTTCTCGAAGGCGACCGCGCGCGTCATGAACAGCGTCGCCTCCGCGATCGTCCGCGCCTGCAGCCAATCGGACTTCGGGTTCCAGCCCGCCGTCCAGCCTCGCCCCACGACCCACGAAGCCCAAAACGTGCCGCACGGCGCGAGGCCCGACGCGATCTTATCGAGTACGGCGCTCCCCGCCTCGACGTAATCGGATCGGCCCTCCTTGCGGCCGTACGTCAGCAGCGCATGGGCGTACGGCGCCCCGCTCACCCAGCCGACGTGCATATGCGGCCGGTCGCCCTGCCCCTTCACGTTGTTGTTGAATTCGCGGTCGAACGCCGCCGTCTCGTTCAAGATGCCGTGCTCCCGGTTATAATGCCACGTATAGAGGCCGTGGGCCGTCAGCTCCGCCGCCTTTTCCAGGCCCATCCAAGGGTTCAACGCATGCTCTTCCTTATGAAGCTTGTACATCTGCCGCACGAACGGGTCGTACGCATGGGGATTCGGCTCCGCCGTATACACCTTCAGCCGCAGCGTCATCCGCTCCCCGGGCGCGAACCGGTAATACGTCAGGTCGGCCGGCGCAGGCACCTTATGCCCGACGAACGTGACCGGCTCCTCCCTATACGGGAAGTCGAGCCAGATGCTCGTGCCGTCCGCATTGCCGCGGAAGCCGAGTCCGGTCAGGCCCGCCGCGGACGTCTCCTCCGTGCACAGCGCGCCGCACAGCGCATCGTTCCAAGCGAAGACGGCCGGCAGCGCCGCGCGGTCGGAACGGAACGACCAGTAGTCGGACACCATCTGCTCATGGTCGCCGTCCCGGTAATCGTACCGCGGGTAGGGGCGCAGATTTTTCTCGAACCGATTTTCCTTATAGAACGCCCCCGGAATCATCCAATCCGGACGCCCGCTGCCGACCAGCTCCGCCCCGAAGGTCAAGCCGTACTCGGCCGCTTCCTCCCCAAGGTACTTAAGGCGCAGCTCGACGTCGATGTAGCCGCAATGATCTTCCTTCGCTTCCCACACCGTTTCCACTCGAAAATGCCCCGCCGCCCCCGTCGCGACGAGCGCCTGTCCTTCCTCGCGAGCATCCGTCGCGCGGACAACGTCCGTCGCGCCGTCCTTCCGCCGGGCCGTCAGCAGCGCGCCGAAGCGCAGGTAACCGGCTTCGCCTTCGCCGTTCTCGCCGCCCGGCGCGAAGATGCGCAGCTCCTTCGTATTTTGCGATTCCGATACCTTCATCGTGTCCTTCATCGTTCGCCAACCCCTTTATCCTATCGTTATGCCCATTCCGCCGGCCCGCAAGAATCGCGAACGATGAACTTCGGCCGAAGCAGATGACTTCGCGGCGTATTCTCGGTTCCTTCGATTTTCCGAAACAGCCCTTCCGCCGCCAGCGTCCCGATGTCGCGGAACGGCTGGCGTACCGTCGTCAGCGCGGGGTCCACCCACCCGGCGACGGGAATATCGTCGAAGCCCGCGACCGACAGCTCCCGCGGGACGCTTCGGCCCAGCTCCTTCAACGCCCGCAGCGCGCCGATCGCCGCCTCGTCGCTGGAGACGACGACCGCCGTAACGTCGGCCTCGCCGGCGAGCCGCCGCATCGCTTCGTAGCCTCCCTGATTCGTCCAATCCGATTCGACGACCCACTCCTCCCGGACCGGCATCCCGAGCGCTTCCATCGTTCGGCGATAACCCTTGTATCTATATTTGCTTGCGGAGAGGTCGTTCTGCCCCGAGATGTACCCGATTCGCCGATGGCCGATGCCGTGAAGGTACGTCACGACCTCTTCGATGCCCGCGGCGTTGTCGACGTCCACCGAGAACACGCCCTCCAGCTCGCAATGATCGCCGATCAGCGCGATCGGATATCCCGCGTCCCGGATCGCCCGCACGTCTTCCTCGTTCCGCTTGCGGAAGCTCGCGAGAATCAAGCCGTCGACCTGTCCTTCGTACAAGTAATTCAAGAACGAAGTCTCCTTGTCGAAGTTGGACGTCCAGCTGAGGAAGATGCAGTTGTACCCGTTCCGCCTCGCCACGGCTTCGATTCCTTTAATCATGCCCGAGTAGAAAATGTTCGAAATATCGTCGATGACGATCCCGATCGTATAGGTCTTGTTCATGACCAATCTTCTTGCATGGGCGTTGCGGTGGTAATTCAGCTCCGCGATCGCCTTTTCGAGCGCGTCCTGCGTCGCCTTCTTCACCTGCTGCCCGTTGAGGTACCGGGAGACGGTGCTCTTCGACGTGCCCGCGAGCCGGGCGACGTCGTGTATGGTCGGACCCATGGGGGGCCTCCTTCCCGTTCGCGTTTCTTCGATTTCGGGAACGTTCCCAAAATGACGTAAACCTGGGCGTCCCGCGTTGCTCCATACGCCTCTGGATGCAAATGCGCGCCGGTACTGGGAACGTTCCCATTCTCTGCATCTTACCATCCACCCTACCGCCAGTCAACGCGATTTCCTTGCTCGGAGAACCTTCCGCCAGCCCGCAGCAAACTAGCCGTTCTCCGTCGTAGTTCCTAACCTCCGGCAACAGTCCCGGAACCGGCCCGGTGGGCGAAATCGTCGGAATTCCTCCGACTACAGCCCGCGCGGCCGGCCCGGGAAGCCGAATAGTCGGATATTCTCCGACTACAGCACCCTCGGCCGGCCCGAGAAGCGAAATAGTCGGACATTCTCCGACTACAGCCCGCGCAGCCGGCCCGGGAAGCCGAATAGTCGGACATTCTCCGACTACAGCCCACGCAACCGGCCAGGGAAGCCGAAGAGTCGGACATTCTCCGACTACAGCCCGCGCAGCCGGCTCGGGGAGCGAAATAGTCGGACATTCTCCGACTACAGCACCCGCGGCCGGCCCGGGAAGCGAAATAGTCGGACATTCTCCGACTACAGCCCGCGCAGCCGGCTCGGGGAGCCGAATAGTCGGACATTCTCCGACTACAGCACCCGCGGCCGGCCCGGGAAGCGAAATAGTCGGACATTCTCCGACTACAGCCCACGCAGCCGGCCCGGGGAGCCGAATAGTCGGACATTCTCCGACTACAGCCCGCGCAACCGGCCCGGAAAGCCGAATAGTCGGACATTCTCCGACTACAGCCCACGCGGCCGGCCCGGAAAGCCGAATAGTCGGACATTCTCCGACTACAGCCCGCGCAGCCGGCCCGGGAAGCCGAATAGTCGGATATTCTCCGACTACAGCTCACACAACCGGCCCGGGGAGCCGAATAGTCGGACATTCTCCGACTACAGCCCGCGCAGCCGGCCAGGGAAGCCGAAGAGTCGGACATTCTCCGACTACAGCTCACGCAGCCGGCCCGGAAAGCCGAATAGTCGGACATTCTCCGACTACAGCCCGCGCGGCCGGCCCGGGAAGCCGAATAGTCGGACATTCTCCGACTACAGCCCGCGCAGCCGGCTCGGGGAGCGAAATAGTCGGACATTCTCCGACTACAGCCCGCGCAGCCGGCTCGGGGAGCCGAATAGTCGGACATTCTCCGCGACAGCACCCGCGGCCGGCCCACACAGCCGGCCCGGGAGCCCAATTCGCGAACCATCTCCGGCTACAGCAAGCCCGCGGCTGCGGCTGAGCGAAGGGAAGACGAGGAGAAGGAGCCGCGAACCCTCTACCCGCCACCGGGGACGCAAAAAGGAGCCCCCGGGTCGAATTACGACCCGGACAGCCCCCTTGCTCCGCTCCCTATTTAGCTGTCCTGCAGCACATACGCCGCGTCGCGCAGCAGCACCGCCGCCGCGTCCGCCGCGATGTGCTTGCCGGCCTGCGCCTCGACATGATTCATGAAGGCGCCGAGCTCGCCGCCGGCGAGCTGCGCCTGCAAGCTGTTCGCGATGCCGGCGTTGTCGATCGCCCCGCTGTCCGCGAAGCGCGCGACCAGCGCCTTCAGCGAATCGACCGTGGCGACGAGTTCGAACGTCGCCTCGACGGCTGCGACATTGCCCGCGGCGTCGGCGGCCGTCGCGGTCACCGTATGCGCGCCGAGCGGCAGCGCGTACAGCGCGATCGGCTCGCCCTCCAAGGCGGCGACGCCGTCGAGCGCGATCGCGCTTCGCGTCGGATCGACGCCGGACGCGCCGTCGGACGCGGCGAGCCGCAGCGTCAGCGTCGCCGAAGTGTCGTACGCGGCCGCCACCGGCTCCGCGAACGCGAGCGCCGGCGCCGAGACGTCGACGCGCAGCTCGACCGAGCGCACCGCCTCCTCGAGGCCGACTACGTCGACCGAGCGGTACAGCAGCGTATACGCGCCGTCCGCGTCGAACGCGACCGGTCCCGTATACGGCGCCCAAGAAGCGCCGTTATCTACGCTGTACACGGTTTGCGTCACGGTCGCCGTCGTCGAAGTCGCCGCGAGCGTTACCTGTACGGGCTGCGTGTACCACCCGTTCGCGCCGTTCGGCGCGGCCGGGGACAAGGTCGCCGACGTAACCGGCGGCGTCAGCGCCGTCACCCGGATGTCGTCGAACCACAGCGCGCTGAACCCGCCGACGTAGAAGCCGATCGTGCCGGACGCGTTCGCCGGCGCGTACGCGCCTTCCAGCTTCAACGCGCCGTCGACGTACAGCCGCACCTCGCCGCCTCGAACGACGGCCTTCACCTCGTACTCCGTATTCGGCGCGAGGTCCTGATGCGGCGAAACCACGGTGCGAACGGCCTTCCAAGCGTGGTCGTACAACACCCACTGCGACGAGCCGTCCGCCTGCTTGCGGTACCCGATCCGTCCCGCGTTCGGACCGACCGCCCGATCGAACAAATAGAACGTCCCCTGCTCCGGCATCGTCGCCGGCGTCCGCAGCCGGAACGTCAACGCGTACGACGAGAACGTCCTCGGCGAATGCGCGGAGGCGCCGTTCACGATGCGGTACATCTTGTCGCCGCCGACGTCGACGACGCTGCGGTTCGGGTCCGTCGGCCAGCCGCCGGCGCCCGACTCGAAATCCACGGCGTGCAGCACGTCGGACACCGTCACCCGAGCGACCGCCTTCGCGTTCGGATTCGCGACCGACGTCGCGGTCACGTCCGCTTCGCCGTAGCCGACCCCGACGACGAGCCCGTTCTCGTCCACGGTCGCCACCCCCGGATCGCTGGACGACCAGACCAGTCGCCGGTCCGCCGCGTCGGACGGATCGAACGTCGCCGTAAGCTGCAGCCCGTCTCCGAACCCGACCGTCGCGGACGCGTGGTTCAGCAAGATGCCGGCCACGTCCGTCGTCGGCAGCGAAAACTTCACGTCGTCGAACAGCAAGTAATCGAAGCCGCCCGCGTAGAAGCCGACCTTGCCCGAAGCGTTGAACG of Paenibacillus antri contains these proteins:
- a CDS encoding FAD-dependent oxidoreductase yields the protein MKCAIGGAALPVLFDVDAVVVGGSFAGVSCAERLARAGNKVLVIEQRTYLGRELTATLRPWLPAGDDGFAPLHPDRLKRGLEDRLFAHGVQLLYATLPIAVLERDGRAAGLVVANKSGRQAIMCRSVVDATETALVATLLGERVEAYAPGATALYSRTLEFTEAAEGEALVQELAVPDELGLRGGVVRLRRGVRGEGHVYAEFALELPSGNTLAAERGRFAASRHAGMRLAAYLAQQVPAFRKAFLASSSYELHGPFPLEGAATAAPGAFADECGAPIGGVWSLAKPLFARGDAALHDVSLASKLGERAADEALAFLAGAAPSAGSVMVRTQAAGDGAVPSTPYDVASPSFVLADDGRPRADVPAMLVPAASSGDVLVVGGGSSGASASIAAAKEGARTLLVDMNPGLGGTGTFGGVDSYWFGKRHGYAAAITERVHEVQERIGYKGHKWNIEAKMYALLREAEEAGVELTLQAITFGAVLEGSRVRGVVAATRWGPIALLAEAVVDATGDGDIAAYAGADFVYGSEKDRTVMWFSLAQFQQPGKTKNNFTSMVDVSDALDYTRAIVAGRRRGDASYHDHGIYIATRESRHIAGDVTMKLTDQLLQRKWPDAVNVHFSNHDVKGVSGAPWINVGLIPPNLEIEIPYRMLLPAGLEGLLVAGKAVSATHDALPAIRMQSDLENLGAVAALAATMAARGGTTPRAIDVKALQARLVREGLLPEDVLTRSLAPIRYTDEELERLVDRIETEPLYAYAEMRMNEVYRETIPFVEICSAGPRIVPVLTRALATADGIRRVRIAQALSMLGSPEGVPTLRDAILEMLQGDTLPVRTADMMYVQLPPDHGAMPDAAYLLYSLALAADPRSVPVWERVAELFDPTEDDFKDPWKGVFYYVDAVCQGAERLGDRAAVPALKRLRRIPFLRDQQARDGAQPDYFLERRAMLEVAIGRALARCGDAEGYDVLIGYLSDNRALLRQNALLELRRLSGFAFGAEPSLWAAWAAESRPYERTAPLELRLDFEQDSEAVPRRSEATSTSGGIRA
- a CDS encoding LacI family DNA-binding transcriptional regulator gives rise to the protein MGPTIHDVARLAGTSKSTVSRYLNGQQVKKATQDALEKAIAELNYHRNAHARRLVMNKTYTIGIVIDDISNIFYSGMIKGIEAVARRNGYNCIFLSWTSNFDKETSFLNYLYEGQVDGLILASFRKRNEEDVRAIRDAGYPIALIGDHCELEGVFSVDVDNAAGIEEVVTYLHGIGHRRIGYISGQNDLSASKYRYKGYRRTMEALGMPVREEWVVESDWTNQGGYEAMRRLAGEADVTAVVVSSDEAAIGALRALKELGRSVPRELSVAGFDDIPVAGWVDPALTTVRQPFRDIGTLAAEGLFRKIEGTENTPRSHLLRPKFIVRDSCGPAEWA